Genomic DNA from Nymphalis io chromosome 5, ilAglIoxx1.1, whole genome shotgun sequence:
TAAGAaccatttttcaaatataatattataattaattactcgaCTTTAAAAGTGAACTCAACTCCACATTTCGAGCGTCTAATGGAGACCTTTGACTGGTCATATGGCACGAGAAAAACAACTATAGGAACCGAACTATTTCTGCCAACTAACTCAGGCAAGGCTGAGGAAATAGAAGGCGAGCAGCGACAGCGCGTAGAAGGCGCCACTGAAGGCGAGCAGTGCGCGCACAGCCGCCCGCTGCGCACGCGACCCGCGCCGGCGCGCGCCGTTGTTGTAGCGCTCCGTGTTCAGCACTTTGCGGCGCAGCACCGCGCTCACACCTCGCGCCGGCCTCTGCGCTGCCTCCTTCTCAGGCTCGCCATACGCCTCATAAGTTGCATAAGCGCCCGACGCCTGCGATGTCCTCGATACGCCGTACGATCGCTCGTCAGCGGACGGCGCCGCACTCTGTAGCCGTGACGCCGACGGCGCTTCATCCGGTAACGCGAACTCAGGGCGCGGAGCCGACTCGGACGCGGAAGTGCGCCGACTCGTCGGTGATTCACGACGCCACCGACGCTCGGCGGTAGACAACCGCGTGCCCAGCGGCTCGACACCTTCTGCCGGTTGACGGTAATCGAGTGGAAGGTATCGAGCTGGATACTCGCCTGGGGTAGACTCGCCGGGTCGAGTCTCTAGCGATGGCGCGAAAATGCGAGGGAGATCCCGCCGACCCCGACGCAGCGGTGCGTAGCGGGGTGAGAGACGGGGGAGCGGGACACCCGCATCAAACAACACGCCGGCGCGTGGCGCCTGCGTCGGCGGTGGCGCACGCAGCGGCACGTGATGGGCGCGGGCGCGCGGGGAAGCAGGCGGCATTATGCTAAGGGGCAGGCCGTAGCGAAAGTAGCGGTCGCTGTACACGACGGTGGATAGCGCTCCGACGCGTGTAGCTGGCAGTATGTTGTAGACGACGCGTGAGAAGCGCGAAGTGCGGGCGCGGCGGCGACGTGGCAGCAGGCGGCGCAGGACGGCGGCACGCCGAGCAGGCGGGGGCGGACGCTCGTATGGCTCGGCGTAGAGGCGGCGTGGTGAAGGGGAGCGCGGCGCATGGCGCACGCGGCGCGGGCGGCCGCGGAGGGGCCGTCAGTCGGCGGGAAGGGGACGCGCGCGTCGCGCTAGCTCGAGCTCATGTAGCACCTCAAGCACACAGCCCGAGCTCCATGCCTGCGTGCGGCACGAATCGGCACAATAGGCGCCACTTGCGTTAGTCAACTCCGGCAAGCCGCGCCAGGGCGAGGAACGTATTTCAGCCACGTGGGGCGCGAGGGCTGCGTATACGGCCGCAATCGTCTTTGCATACTGCCCGTTCTCGTGGGCGAATGCGAGGCGGGCTCGTAGATAGAAGCCGATCAGCCACACCCACTCTGGACCCTGGTGATAGTTATATCCGTGCGCGACACTAGGATCGTCGCTGTTGTTAGAGTTGTCGTAGTCGCTCCGATATGCCCAGTCGGCCGGGTCGAGAGTCTTCACGCCAAGTGGACCGAGCAAAAGTCGCTCTACGTTGTCGAGGGCGAGCCAGGCGTGTTTTGGGTCAAAGAGATCGGGTGCAACCGCCATTGCGACGGAGTAGTTGCAGCGCAGCTGGTAATCTGCCCAGGGCCGCGTGGCACCGTGCGTATCCTTGTAGATGGCACGACGGTGAACTAGGTCTGGGCGCGCATCGGCCGCTGAAGGGGCGGCCGGCACCCAGAAGTGCCGCTCAAAGGAACGATGGATGCGGTCAGCCCACTGGGCAAAAGTCCACGCTGTGAGCGACCCGTCGCGATGTCTGCGCGCCACGCCGGGGTAGGGGTAGCGTCCGGCACGCTGCTGAGTCGCCAGCCATGACGCAGCGCTATACGCTAGCGCCACGAGCTCCACGGCGCTCCCGTCGCGTGGAGTGGCAGGCTTGCCGCGAGTACCGGCCGTCTCAGATGAACCCATCTTGTCCATCCACGTACCGCAGTTGGCGTCGTTACCGCCGAACGGGAAGCCGGTCTCAGGGTCGACGCCGATCTGTAGATTGAAGCCCTTGTCGGACATGTGCGCGTCGATCTGCCGGCCAGCGTTGCGCTCGCGGAACACGAGACCCTGTGGATAAAGAGCGGTAACAATGACGCCAACTAGACTgccataaatttaaaataaatcaggaGGAAGCAGGCCAGTCCTTTCAATTCCAGGGTTTACTGAAGTTAATTGTCTAATTACCTGGAAATGCACGTCGAGAGCCTCCTGCATGACGTCGTGTAACGGCTGGTCCGCAGCGCCGGGCGGTGCTGGCTCGCTGTCGTCTTTGGGAAATATTCGTGATACGGGATCAGTCAGCAACGCGTAACCCTGAGGCGCTTCGGTACAGtactgaaattaatttataagccgattaatattaaaataatacaaataaaatattaaaataatataaatataaattatatatctaaattattaacCTGTTTTATGCTCTGCAACCACCACCAAACGGCATCGCGACAGTTAAAACGAGCATTTCGGCCTCCGTCCAACAAATTCGGAATAAGTCCATGTCTGAGACAAGCCGCGAAACCGAGGATATGATAGCGAGCGTCCTGCAAAAAGAAAACCATCAATGCTGCTAATATAAAAGACAGTCGCATCATAGGCTGCGAGACTAACAAAGGTCCGTCCTTTTGACGTACCTGAAAACGGCCAGTAAGCAAAAAATTGCCGCGTAGGGCGATAAAGGTGTCGCGACCCCAGCAGCGCATATAGCCCACAGCGAAATGCGGCAGGCCGGCCGATAACGACACCGAGTGCGCGGGCCGCGGCGGTGGCAGTCCAGGAGACAACGCTGGCAGCCGCGCAGATGGCACCGAACCCGCCAGCTGCACGCTGGTTAGTGCAAGTGCACGCGACAGACTACAGCCACGCGCCGCACCGCTCATGCGAGCCAGCGCCGTACGTTCCACATCTGCGTGCAAGCCACGCATCACCGCCTCGAAGTACGCAGGCACGAGGAAGCGCGGTAGCTCGGCCACCACGCGCAGCACCTCGCGGTAGCGCGCGCCCACTGCAGCGAGCCTCGGGTCGCTCTCGAGGCGACGCCACTGGTACTCGAGCAGCCAGTCGCCGGCACGCAGGTTGTCACACAGCGGGTGCCCGAGGTCGTCGCGCGGCGCAACCTCATCGAACAGCGAGAGCACACCCTGCAGGCCGGCGTACACGAGCGGTCCGTGGCCGGGCACGTCGTAGGCACCGCCACCGCAGCGCTCACGCTCCTCGGGCTCGCTACAGTACAGGAGGGCATTGAAGTCAGCGAGGTCGAGCTCGGCGAGCGCCGGCCCGAGGCCGAGTGGATCAGCGCGTCCCGCGTGCAGCGCAGCCACCGTACGCCGCAGAGAAGAGATCGCGGCAGCCTGCAGACGAACAAGTTTTTTCTTTAAGTTCAATTATATACAGAAAGACAAAAAAAGACTCGAAAAAGCGGTTCGACCTGCGGTGCGTGCGGAGACACGCGTACGGCGACAATGGTGCCGGGTGGCAGCGAGTGGAACTCAAGCACGGTGAGCGGCCCTTCGCGGCGTTCGGCGGCGAACACAGCGGACTGCGCCAGCGGCACGCTACATCGCAGGTGCGCCTCGTATTCGCTCAGTCCATTGATGTACTGTGAATGTCGCGTGAACGCGCCCGGAGGTTGGAATGCGCGTCCCGTGTTCCTGTAACAGCCGACGTATTATAAATGTTCATCGGATTTATCAATACCCCGAAAATTTCATGTCGTCGATTACGTCACCTATAATCCTTGTGTCGAAGACCAGCCTCGAGTATAATTTCGTCAAGTTGCCCTTCGAATCGTAGAGGCTTCACGTAGCGGGCACCAAACGAGGCGTCCGGTGACGTGAACGCAGTGAACGCCACCATAATCACCGACTGCGAGTGACATGCATTTCATAAATTCACATCATTAACAGTAACAATATCATAACCATGTACCAAAACGTGTTCTTCACCTTTCGAGAGAGCGGTTCGTGTCTAGTCACGGCTACAACGTCTGCGTCCATTTGGTCGACGTAAACCTACAccagataattataaaatcataataataacaaaaatataatttcattattcatCAGGTTTGATTATAAATCAAGCCGACCTCGCTGTAGCCGGCGGCGGCCAGCTCCACGTGCAGCGCGTTAAGTGCGCGTCGCGCCGCCAAAAGCCCCGCCACGCCACTCACACGCCCCTCCAGTTCTTCGTCGGCCTCGGTGTCACCCCACTCCGCGTAAAGCCGCGTCTCGTCTACCACGTGGATCTGCGATACAGACGCACATAGGTCAGCGTAGTCGCCACGGCCGGCTTCCCGCTCGCGACGCGACACTCACGTGGTGCGGCACCAGCTCATCGTAACCGCGTGTGCTGCCCGTCGCACAGCAGGCCATCGCAACGAGAGCGGCCGATGGCAACATGTCGAACACGCTcctgttaattaaaattatcgcaACATGATTATCGCTCCAAGGAGTCAAGCCTACGCAAACTAGGCATACGGCTCGAAACAACACTGATCGATCTAACTAGATGTATTTCGGAGCGGTTTGAGTTCAAGCATACCTCTTCTCGAGCGGCGAGGGGTTGTCGTGCGTGAGGTCGAGCAGCACGGCGTGCGCGACGAGCGGCACGGCgaggcggcgcggcgcgcgcagGAAGGCGCCCACCGCGCGCCCCCCGAAGCGGTGCACCAGCCGGCCCTGCTCGTGCGAGTCCCACGCGCTCAGCGCTTCTGTAACGCGGAATATTCTGTTTCGGTCACTCTGTGGACTCATGTCAGCCGAAGGCATTGTAGCAACATCGGTAAGGTTTTCTCGACATAAGTGTTAAAAAATGTCAAGAAATTTATTGTTCCTTTTGCTACATAATAATAGATTACATTGTTAATTAAATCGTAGCGCGATTTAATGTAAACATGTATGCTTGATCTcgccaaatatatatttataaatattttctcaagTTTGATC
This window encodes:
- the LOC126768467 gene encoding glycogen debranching enzyme isoform X3, whose translation is MAVERREAQEARESEAEALVVRTLTLNHGEHQDATLFRFEKGCYLQFCPGPSLLGRKVFLYTNYVVSDNPEEKGEQGEQGEFVRNQYYGLEWKRENVNETLGSGLLLTDTDAYCELRLARAGSFHYYFVYDSPESRVGPQGSGWFHVAPTLSAGGSQVPLDGVMCQTVLAKCLGPLPRWLRVLRVAHEAGYNMIHFTPVQELGASNSSYSIANQLRVDPRFNDVNSGREATFADIENIVAKMRSDWKMLSICDVVLNHTANEAPWLAEHPEATYNCYNCPHLRPAALLDAVLAKLSDDVGRGALEPAVPRRVTQHDHIEAIRHVLQTQRIPEARLHEMFTCDVDDIVQRFYYMARNKVPPVKGLGDGARDALRLTPDPQRRRCAATVDLDLALQIYNVYRSDCYDEESRLKRSCEELRRRLEQLNEVATDCMRDHLCSALDNCVAGMRYFRLQSDGPKIEEVSAKNPLVPRYFTFPSAFGSLADMEAIIYGETGRLVMAHNGWVMNADPLQDFAAREHEGRVYMRRELIAWGDSVKLRYGDKPEDSPFLWGQMREYVELTAEVFDGVRLDNCHSTPLHVAEYMLDCARNVKPDLYVVAELFTNSDHVDNIFVNRLGITSLIREALSAWDSHEQGRLVHRFGGRAVGAFLRAPRRLAVPLVAHAVLLDLTHDNPSPLEKRSVFDMLPSAALVAMACCATGSTRGYDELVPHHIHVVDETRLYAEWGDTEADEELEGRVSGVAGLLAARRALNALHVELAAAGYSEVYVDQMDADVVAVTRHEPLSRKSVIMVAFTAFTSPDASFGARYVKPLRFEGQLDEIILEAGLRHKDYRNTGRAFQPPGAFTRHSQYINGLSEYEAHLRCSVPLAQSAVFAAERREGPLTVLEFHSLPPGTIVAVRVSPHAPQAAAISSLRRTVAALHAGRADPLGLGPALAELDLADFNALLYCSEPEERERCGGGAYDVPGHGPLVYAGLQGVLSLFDEVAPRDDLGHPLCDNLRAGDWLLEYQWRRLESDPRLAAVGARYREVLRVVAELPRFLVPAYFEAVMRGLHADVERTALARMSGAARGCSLSRALALTSVQLAGSVPSARLPALSPGLPPPRPAHSVSLSAGLPHFAVGYMRCWGRDTFIALRGNFLLTGRFQDARYHILGFAACLRHGLIPNLLDGGRNARFNCRDAVWWWLQSIKQYCTEAPQGYALLTDPVSRIFPKDDSEPAPPGAADQPLHDVMQEALDVHFQGLVFRERNAGRQIDAHMSDKGFNLQIGVDPETGFPFGGNDANCGTWMDKMGSSETAGTRGKPATPRDGSAVELVALAYSAASWLATQQRAGRYPYPGVARRHRDGSLTAWTFAQWADRIHRSFERHFWVPAAPSAADARPDLVHRRAIYKDTHGATRPWADYQLRCNYSVAMAVAPDLFDPKHAWLALDNVERLLLGPLGVKTLDPADWAYRSDYDNSNNSDDPSVAHGYNYHQGPEWVWLIGFYLRARLAFAHENGQYAKTIAAVYAALAPHVAEIRSSPWRGLPELTNASGAYCADSCRTQAWSSGCVLEVLHELELARRARPLPAD
- the LOC126768467 gene encoding glycogen debranching enzyme isoform X2, coding for MIFCCLSKQVAKIPCLKRQMAVERREAQEARESEAEALVVRTLTLNHGEHQDATLFRFEKGCYLQFCPGPSLLGRKVFLYTNYVVSDNPEEKGEQGEQGEFVRNQYYGLEWKRENVNETLGSGLLLTDTDAYCELRLARAGSFHYYFVYDSPESRVGPQGSGWFHVAPTLSAGGSQVPLDGVMCQTVLAKCLGPLPRWLRVLRVAHEAGYNMIHFTPVQELGASNSSYSIANQLRVDPRFNDVNSGREATFADIENIVAKMRSDWKMLSICDVVLNHTANEAPWLAEHPEATYNCYNCPHLRPAALLDAVLAKLSDDVGRGALEPAVPRRVTQHDHIEAIRHVLQTQRIPEARLHEMFTCDVDDIVQRFYYMARNKVPPVKGLGDGARDALRLTPDPQRRRCAATVDLDLALQIYNVYRSDCYDEESRLKRSCEELRRRLEQLNEVATDCMRDHLCSALDNCVAGMRYFRLQSDGPKIEEVSAKNPLVPRYFTFPSAFGSLADMEAIIYGETGRLVMAHNGWVMNADPLQDFAAREHEGRVYMRRELIAWGDSVKLRYGDKPEDSPFLWGQMREYVELTAEVFDGVRLDNCHSTPLHVAEYMLDCARNVKPDLYVVAELFTNSDHVDNIFVNRLGITSLIREALSAWDSHEQGRLVHRFGGRAVGAFLRAPRRLAVPLVAHAVLLDLTHDNPSPLEKRSVFDMLPSAALVAMACCATGSTRGYDELVPHHIHVVDETRLYAEWGDTEADEELEGRVSGVAGLLAARRALNALHVELAAAGYSEVYVDQMDADVVAVTRHEPLSRKSVIMVAFTAFTSPDASFGARYVKPLRFEGQLDEIILEAGLRHKDYRNTGRAFQPPGAFTRHSQYINGLSEYEAHLRCSVPLAQSAVFAAERREGPLTVLEFHSLPPGTIVAVRVSPHAPQAAAISSLRRTVAALHAGRADPLGLGPALAELDLADFNALLYCSEPEERERCGGGAYDVPGHGPLVYAGLQGVLSLFDEVAPRDDLGHPLCDNLRAGDWLLEYQWRRLESDPRLAAVGARYREVLRVVAELPRFLVPAYFEAVMRGLHADVERTALARMSGAARGCSLSRALALTSVQLAGSVPSARLPALSPGLPPPRPAHSVSLSAGLPHFAVGYMRCWGRDTFIALRGNFLLTGRFQDARYHILGFAACLRHGLIPNLLDGGRNARFNCRDAVWWWLQSIKQYCTEAPQGYALLTDPVSRIFPKDDSEPAPPGAADQPLHDVMQEALDVHFQGLVFRERNAGRQIDAHMSDKGFNLQIGVDPETGFPFGGNDANCGTWMDKMGSSETAGTRGKPATPRDGSAVELVALAYSAASWLATQQRAGRYPYPGVARRHRDGSLTAWTFAQWADRIHRSFERHFWVPAAPSAADARPDLVHRRAIYKDTHGATRPWADYQLRCNYSVAMAVAPDLFDPKHAWLALDNVERLLLGPLGVKTLDPADWAYRSDYDNSNNSDDPSVAHGYNYHQGPEWVWLIGFYLRARLAFAHENGQYAKTIAAVYAALAPHVAEIRSSPWRGLPELTNASGAYCADSCRTQAWSSGCVLEVLHELELARRARPLPAD
- the LOC126768467 gene encoding glycogen debranching enzyme isoform X1, with translation MSCSSHVMQKMLTREKSDYGRKVHEKAVIEKRQMAVERREAQEARESEAEALVVRTLTLNHGEHQDATLFRFEKGCYLQFCPGPSLLGRKVFLYTNYVVSDNPEEKGEQGEQGEFVRNQYYGLEWKRENVNETLGSGLLLTDTDAYCELRLARAGSFHYYFVYDSPESRVGPQGSGWFHVAPTLSAGGSQVPLDGVMCQTVLAKCLGPLPRWLRVLRVAHEAGYNMIHFTPVQELGASNSSYSIANQLRVDPRFNDVNSGREATFADIENIVAKMRSDWKMLSICDVVLNHTANEAPWLAEHPEATYNCYNCPHLRPAALLDAVLAKLSDDVGRGALEPAVPRRVTQHDHIEAIRHVLQTQRIPEARLHEMFTCDVDDIVQRFYYMARNKVPPVKGLGDGARDALRLTPDPQRRRCAATVDLDLALQIYNVYRSDCYDEESRLKRSCEELRRRLEQLNEVATDCMRDHLCSALDNCVAGMRYFRLQSDGPKIEEVSAKNPLVPRYFTFPSAFGSLADMEAIIYGETGRLVMAHNGWVMNADPLQDFAAREHEGRVYMRRELIAWGDSVKLRYGDKPEDSPFLWGQMREYVELTAEVFDGVRLDNCHSTPLHVAEYMLDCARNVKPDLYVVAELFTNSDHVDNIFVNRLGITSLIREALSAWDSHEQGRLVHRFGGRAVGAFLRAPRRLAVPLVAHAVLLDLTHDNPSPLEKRSVFDMLPSAALVAMACCATGSTRGYDELVPHHIHVVDETRLYAEWGDTEADEELEGRVSGVAGLLAARRALNALHVELAAAGYSEVYVDQMDADVVAVTRHEPLSRKSVIMVAFTAFTSPDASFGARYVKPLRFEGQLDEIILEAGLRHKDYRNTGRAFQPPGAFTRHSQYINGLSEYEAHLRCSVPLAQSAVFAAERREGPLTVLEFHSLPPGTIVAVRVSPHAPQAAAISSLRRTVAALHAGRADPLGLGPALAELDLADFNALLYCSEPEERERCGGGAYDVPGHGPLVYAGLQGVLSLFDEVAPRDDLGHPLCDNLRAGDWLLEYQWRRLESDPRLAAVGARYREVLRVVAELPRFLVPAYFEAVMRGLHADVERTALARMSGAARGCSLSRALALTSVQLAGSVPSARLPALSPGLPPPRPAHSVSLSAGLPHFAVGYMRCWGRDTFIALRGNFLLTGRFQDARYHILGFAACLRHGLIPNLLDGGRNARFNCRDAVWWWLQSIKQYCTEAPQGYALLTDPVSRIFPKDDSEPAPPGAADQPLHDVMQEALDVHFQGLVFRERNAGRQIDAHMSDKGFNLQIGVDPETGFPFGGNDANCGTWMDKMGSSETAGTRGKPATPRDGSAVELVALAYSAASWLATQQRAGRYPYPGVARRHRDGSLTAWTFAQWADRIHRSFERHFWVPAAPSAADARPDLVHRRAIYKDTHGATRPWADYQLRCNYSVAMAVAPDLFDPKHAWLALDNVERLLLGPLGVKTLDPADWAYRSDYDNSNNSDDPSVAHGYNYHQGPEWVWLIGFYLRARLAFAHENGQYAKTIAAVYAALAPHVAEIRSSPWRGLPELTNASGAYCADSCRTQAWSSGCVLEVLHELELARRARPLPAD